The following are encoded together in the Mastacembelus armatus chromosome 6, fMasArm1.2, whole genome shotgun sequence genome:
- the LOC113133132 gene encoding leucine-rich repeat neuronal protein 3-like, producing MKETAVVACLLAELSLAAFVVASEGAAHCPALCRCETRPWFSPSSIYTEAATVDCNDLGLAALPERLPLETQVLLLQTNNIVNVEKALDYLANITEIDLSQNNISSVSHVFLGSLPQLLSLHMEENCIQELSDSCLIFLPNLQEFYINHNLISSISPGAFQGLGRLQRLHLNSNRLTGVNSKWFEPLPNLEILMLGENPILELSDMNFKPLANLRSLVLARMNLTEIPDNTLVGLENLESISFFDNLLNRVPRAALTRVQNLKFLDLNKNPIERIQRGDFTDMLHLKELGINSMPELVSIDSFALNNLPELTKIEATNNPRLSYIHPRAFYKLPRLETLMLNSNALSTLHHSTVESLPNLREVSLHSNPIRCDCVIRWVNMNRTAVRFMEPDSLFCVEPPEYQGEHVRHVHFREMMEICLPLISPGSIPDRVEVSKGSSVSLHCRAFGEPEPEIYWVTPLGERVLPGSVSDKYYMHPEGTFDIYEATEQEAGSYTCIAHNLVGADLKSVTVAVDGFADPPSKQPLHVYITSVQPHSMMVSWVNAGGLVSQLNWSILAEGSRLLMPFTARLPADVKEYHIKDLKPSTCYQVCVEVAAAQPGHSRDCVNVTTKEVADAGEKTKNWDSLVLVACAVFLIVVAVACSVIYMSLHSQVIYSKLIAVPDETVPVHSTHSSSSSVLEFAVPGVKVRATVIDLAGGAM from the coding sequence ATGAAGGAGACAGCAGTTGTAGCTTGTTTGCTGGCTGAGCTGTCTCTGGCTGCTTTTGTTGTGGCCTCTGAGGGGGCTGCTCATTGCCCTGCATTGTGTCGATGTGAGACACGACCCTGGTTCTCACCCAGCTCTATTTATACAGAGGCCGCCACTGTGGACTGTAATGACTTGGGTCTCGCAGCACTACCAGAGAGACTGCCCTTAGAAACACAGGTACTGCTGCTACAGACAAACAACATTGTTAATGTGGAGAAAGCTCTGGATTACTTGGCCAACATCACCGAAATTGACTTGTCTCAGAATAACATTTCCTCTGTGAGCCATGTTTTTTTGGGGTCTCTCCCCCAGCTGCTGTCTCTCCACATGGAGGAGAACTGCATTCAGGAGCTTTCCGACAGCTGCCTCATCTTCCTGCCCAACCTCCAGGAGTTCTACATCAACCACAACCTGATTTCCTCCATTAGCCCTGGAGCCTTCCAGGGGCTGGGCAGACTCCAGAGGCTCCATCTCAATTCCAATCGACTTACAGGTGTCAACAGCAAGTGGTTCGAGCCCCTACCCAACCTGGAGATACTGATGCTGGGAGAAAACCCCATCCTTGAACTGTCAGATATGAACTTTAAACCTCTGGCTAACCTCAGAAGCCTTGTGCTTGCCAGGATGAATTTGACTGAAATCCCTGATAACACTTTGGTTGGTCTTGAGAACCTGGAAAGCATTTCGTTTTTTGACAACCTGCTTAATCGAGTCCCCAGAGCGGCGCTGACAAGAGTTCAGAACCTGAAGTTTCTGGATTTGAATAAAAACCCCATAGAGAGGATCCAGAGAGGGGACTTTACAGATATGTTGCATCTCAAGGAGCTCGGCATCAACAGCATGCCTGAGCTTGTGTCCATTGACAGCTTTGCACTGAACAACCTGCCTGAGCTTACAAAAATTGAGGCCACAAACAACCCCAGACTGTCCTACATTCACCCAAGGGCTTTTTACAAGCTCCCCAGGCTGGAGACCCTGATGCTGAACAGCAACGCCCTGAGCACACTCCATCACAGCACTGTGGAGTCCCTGCCCAACCTGCGCGAGGTCAGTCTGCACAGCAACCCCATCCGCTGTGACTGTGTCATCCGCTGGGTCAACATGAACAGGACGGCTGTCCGTTTCATGGAGCCCGACTCCTTGTTCTGTGTGGAGCCTCCAGAGTACCAAGGAGAGCATGTCCGACATGTGCACTTCAGGGAGATGATGGAGATCTGCCTTCCACTGATCTCACCTGGGAGCATCCCAGATCGAGTGGAAGTCAGTAAAGGGAGCTCGGTGTCCCTACACTGCCGGGCTTTTGGAGAACCAGAGCCTGAGATCTACTGGGTGACTCCATTAGGTGAAAGGGTCCTACCCGGAAGTGTGTCTGATAAGTACTACATGCACCCTGAGGGAACCTTTGACATCTACGAAGCCACAGAGCAGGAGGCCGGCTCATACACCTGCATTGCCCATAACCTGGTTGGAGCAGATCTCAAGTCTGTGACGGTTGCTGTAGATGGATTTGCCGACCCGCCTTCAAAACAACCTTTACATGTATATATCACATCTGTCCAGCCTCATTCTATGATGGTTTCCTGGGTAAACGCAGGTGGTTTGGTTTCACAACTAAACTGGTCAATTTTAGCCGAGGGCAGTCGCCTCTTGATGCCGTTCACAGCCAGGCTTCCTGCCGATGTCAAAGAGTACCACATCAAAGACCTGAAGCCATCCACTTGCTACCAGGTTTGTGTTGAGGTCGCTGCAGCGCAGCCTGGACACAGCAGGGACTGTGTTAACGTAACCACAAAGGAGGTAGCGGACGCAGGGGAGAAAACCAAGAACTGGGACAGTCTGGTGCTGGTTgcttgtgctgtgtttttgattgttgttgctgtggCTTGTTCTGTCATCTACATGTCTCTGCATAGCCAAGTGATTTACAGCAAACTGATAGCAGTCCCAGATGAAACAGTACCGGTCCACAGCACTcattcatcctcctcttctgtccTGGAATTTGCTGTACCTGGGGTCAAGGTGAGGGCAACTGTCATAGACTTAGCAGGCGGCGCCATGTAA